From Rutidosis leptorrhynchoides isolate AG116_Rl617_1_P2 unplaced genomic scaffold, CSIRO_AGI_Rlap_v1 contig386, whole genome shotgun sequence, a single genomic window includes:
- the LOC139883353 gene encoding protein argonaute PNH1-like yields MASSCNMIKDWRAKLHLGKENSYAHRSSYNHLRSRCHTFSTRRGTSPSIAAVVAPMDWPEVSKYMGLVSSQHYREEIIQDLYKRTEDPRRELELLLSFYKPTKQKPHQIIFYRDGVSEGQFSQVLQYEKSAIRDACRSLQPGYLPPITFVVVQKGHHTRFFPANHNDKNLMGKSGNILPGTDVVDICHPTRFDFYFNSHAGIQGTSRPAHYHVLYDENKFTADQMQNPTSNLCY; encoded by the exons ATGGCTTCTTCTTGTAACATGATAAAAGACTGGCGGGCGAAACTGCATCTTGGAAAAGAGAATTCCTATGCTCACAGATCGTCCTACAATCATCTTCGGAGCAGATGTCACACATTCTCAACCAGGAGAGGTACGAGTCCTTCTATTGCTGCT GTTGTGGCACCCATGGACTGGCCAGAAGTTTCAAAATACATGGGACTTGTCTCTTCTCAGCATTACAGAGAAGAGATAATTCAAGATCTTTATAAGAGAACTGAAGATCCTCGAAGGGAATT AGAGCTGCTGCTTTCTTTTTACAAACCAACTAAGCAGAAGCCTCATCAGATTATATTTTAcag AGATGGTGTCTCAGAAGGACAGTTCAGCCAGGTGCTACAGTATGAGAAGAGTGCTATTAGAGAT GCTTGCCGGTCGCTTCAACCCGGATATCTGCCACCTATCACATTTGTTGTGGTGCAGAAGGGGCATCACACTCGCTTCTTCCCTGCAAACCATAACGACAAGAACCTGATGGGCAAGAGTGGAAATATTTTACCAG GTACTGACGTTGTTGACATCTGCCATCCAACTAggtttgacttttacttcaatagTCATGCTGGAATCCAG GGAACCAGCAGGCCGGCTCACTACCATGTGCTGTATGATGAGAATAAGTTCACTGCCGACCAGATGCAAAATCCGACAAGCAATCTCTGTTACTAG